In the genome of Chaetodon auriga isolate fChaAug3 chromosome 15, fChaAug3.hap1, whole genome shotgun sequence, one region contains:
- the atg101 gene encoding autophagy-related protein 101, whose protein sequence is MNCRSEVLEVTVEARQVEEAMLSLLHTILLHRSTGKFHYKKEGTYSIGTVGTLDIDCDFIDFSFVRVSSEELDRVIRKAVSEFKDALSNSGSDGMGQISLEFYQKKKSRWPFSDECIPWEVWSIKVNVVNLANEQERQICREKVGEKLGEKVINVVEVINRHEYLPKMPTQSEVDNVFDTSLKDVQPYLYKITFQITDSLGTSVSTTMRRLIKDTLAL, encoded by the exons ATGAATTGCCGCTCGGAAGTTCTTGAAGTAACAGTGGAAGCGAGGCAGGTGGAGGAAGCTATGCTGTCGTTGCTGCACACCATTTTATTGCATCGCAGCACAGGCAAGTTTCACTACAAAAAGGAGGGCACGTACTCCATTGGTACCGTGGGCACGCTGGACATCGACTGCGACTTCATCGATTTCAGCTTTGTCAGGGTGTCATCGGAGGAGTTGGACAGAGTGATTAGGAAAGCTGTGTCTGAATTCAAG GATGCTTTGAGCAACTCTGGCAGCGATGGCATGGGCCAGATCTCCCTGGAGTTTtaccagaagaagaagtctcGGTGGCCTTTTTCTGACGAGTGTATTCCCTGGGAAGTGTGGAGCATCAAGGTCAACGTGGTCAACCTGGCCAATGAGCAGGAGAGACAGATCTGCAGGGAGAAAGTAGGCGAGAAGCTGGGCGAGAAGGTGATCAACGTTGTTGAAGTCATAAACCGCCACGAATACCTGCCAAAGATGCCTACCCAGTCTGAAGTGGACAACGTTTTTGACACCAGTCTCAAAGATGTCCAGCCATATCTTTACAAAATCACATTCCAGATCACTGACTCTCTGGGCACCTCTGTAAGCACGACGATGAGAAGGCTGATTAAAGACACCCTGGCACTGTGA